The Corallococcus exiguus genome includes a window with the following:
- the ychF gene encoding redox-regulated ATPase YchF, with the protein MALSIGIVGLPNVGKSTLFNALSAAGAQAANYPFCTIEPNVGVVPVPDDRLDQLSALVKPLKKIPTSLEFVDIAGLVRGASKGEGLGNQFLGNIRQVNAVLHVLRCFEDDNVTHVEGGVNPVRDRDVVDTELCLKDMETVEKRRERSLKNTKMGGKAGDEAKAEVALLDRIKAKLDEGLTVRAQKLTDDEKAAIQDLFLLTDKPVLYVANISEGQIGKEDSDPRVQQVRDMAAKEGAGVVVLAAALESEIQQLAEADRPGFLADSGLTEPGLNKVVREGYKLLGLWTYFTVGEQECRAWTIHKGFKAPQAAGVIHSDFERGFIKAEVFGWTDLVKLGSEAAVKEKGLLRVEGKEYVVQDGDCMHFRFNV; encoded by the coding sequence ATGGCTCTCTCCATTGGCATCGTCGGTCTGCCCAACGTGGGCAAGTCCACCCTGTTCAACGCCCTGTCCGCCGCGGGCGCTCAGGCGGCGAACTATCCGTTCTGCACCATCGAGCCGAACGTGGGCGTGGTGCCGGTGCCGGACGACCGCCTGGACCAGCTGTCGGCGCTCGTCAAGCCGCTGAAGAAGATCCCCACGTCGCTGGAGTTCGTGGACATCGCCGGCCTGGTGCGCGGCGCGTCCAAGGGCGAGGGCCTGGGCAACCAGTTCCTGGGGAACATCCGGCAGGTGAACGCGGTGCTCCACGTGCTGCGCTGCTTCGAGGACGACAACGTCACTCACGTCGAGGGAGGCGTGAATCCGGTGCGGGACCGGGACGTGGTCGACACGGAGCTGTGCCTCAAGGACATGGAGACCGTGGAGAAGCGCCGCGAGCGCTCGCTGAAGAACACCAAGATGGGTGGCAAGGCGGGCGACGAGGCGAAGGCCGAGGTCGCGCTGCTGGACCGCATCAAGGCGAAGCTGGATGAAGGCCTCACGGTGCGCGCGCAGAAGCTCACCGACGACGAGAAGGCGGCCATCCAGGACCTGTTCCTGCTGACGGACAAGCCCGTGCTGTACGTGGCGAACATCAGCGAAGGGCAGATTGGCAAGGAAGACAGCGACCCGCGCGTGCAGCAGGTGCGCGACATGGCCGCCAAGGAGGGCGCGGGCGTGGTGGTGCTGGCGGCGGCGCTGGAGTCGGAAATCCAGCAGCTCGCCGAGGCCGACCGCCCCGGCTTCCTGGCGGACTCCGGCCTGACGGAGCCGGGCCTGAACAAGGTGGTTCGCGAGGGCTACAAGCTGCTGGGCCTGTGGACGTACTTCACGGTGGGCGAGCAGGAGTGCCGCGCGTGGACCATCCACAAGGGCTTCAAGGCGCCGCAGGCGGCGGGCGTCATCCACTCCGACTTCGAGCGCGGCTTCATCAAGGCGGAAGTCTTCGGGTGGACGGACCTGGTGAAGCTGGGCAGCGAGGCGGCGGTGAAGGAGAAGGGCCTGCTGCGCGTGGAAGGCAAGGAGTACGTCGTGCAGGACGGCGACTGCATGCACTTCCGCTTCAACGTCTGA
- a CDS encoding citrate synthase, which produces MVRRAGGRSQSRFDHPVEEELLRAEEAAALLGVKRATLYTYVSRGLVRCVPEKGTKENRYLRADVERLKTRHDARAGHAAVASGALRWGEPVIDSSVSRISEEGLSYRGHDAVELATRGHRFEDVAELLWTGHLPLESTTWPAPEAPWDNAGSTEPPVRNTRSSSSERSGAPSRDTRQSASERVASATRDALLVSPSALAAMLPRDTPPLSSLAALVPLLAASDAGRFAAPVEQDMLRARRIIRHLGAWVCVAQAPSRVSRALKEPTVAASLATAWDARPKRTAELINLALVLCADHELNTSTFAARVTASSGADLYACISAALAAISGHRHGGACDRVEALIAEVGRPERAAQVIHGRLRRGEAVTGFGHRLYLKGDPRTPPLVAAALSVKPEAPKVRVARAVMDTMRDAGHPPPSLDWGLVMLADALGLPSGAATVLFSLGRTAGWVAHVLEQREQGHLLRPRARYVEPPAR; this is translated from the coding sequence ATGGTGCGTCGTGCAGGGGGACGTTCTCAATCTCGATTCGACCATCCAGTTGAGGAGGAGCTGCTGCGCGCGGAGGAGGCGGCGGCCCTGCTGGGGGTAAAGCGGGCGACGCTCTACACGTACGTGAGCCGGGGGCTCGTGCGGTGCGTGCCGGAGAAGGGCACGAAGGAGAACCGCTACCTGCGCGCGGACGTGGAGCGGTTGAAGACGCGCCACGATGCCCGCGCGGGCCACGCGGCGGTGGCCTCCGGAGCACTGCGCTGGGGCGAGCCCGTCATCGACTCGTCGGTGTCGCGCATCAGCGAGGAGGGGCTCTCCTACCGGGGCCACGACGCGGTGGAGCTGGCCACGCGAGGCCACCGCTTCGAGGACGTGGCGGAGCTGCTGTGGACCGGGCATCTGCCACTGGAGTCCACGACGTGGCCCGCACCGGAAGCACCGTGGGACAACGCCGGGAGCACGGAGCCGCCGGTGCGAAACACGCGGTCATCGTCCTCGGAGCGCAGTGGCGCACCTTCGCGAGACACGCGGCAGTCGGCCTCGGAGCGCGTCGCTTCAGCGACCAGGGACGCGCTGCTCGTGTCCCCCAGCGCTCTCGCAGCGATGCTCCCGCGAGACACTCCGCCCCTGTCCTCCCTGGCCGCGCTGGTGCCGCTCCTCGCCGCGAGCGACGCGGGCCGCTTCGCCGCTCCCGTGGAACAGGACATGCTCCGCGCACGTCGGATCATCCGCCACCTGGGCGCGTGGGTCTGCGTGGCCCAGGCTCCCAGCCGCGTGTCGCGAGCATTGAAGGAACCCACGGTGGCCGCGTCACTCGCCACGGCCTGGGACGCGAGGCCGAAGCGGACCGCGGAGCTGATCAACCTGGCGCTGGTGCTCTGCGCGGACCACGAGCTGAACACCTCCACCTTCGCGGCCCGCGTGACAGCGTCCTCCGGCGCGGACCTGTACGCGTGCATCAGCGCGGCGCTCGCGGCCATCTCCGGCCACCGTCACGGCGGCGCCTGCGACCGCGTGGAAGCGCTCATCGCGGAGGTCGGCCGTCCGGAGCGCGCCGCGCAGGTCATTCACGGCCGCCTGCGCCGGGGCGAAGCCGTGACGGGCTTCGGCCACCGCCTCTACCTGAAGGGAGACCCGCGCACGCCGCCGCTCGTCGCCGCCGCGTTGAGCGTGAAGCCCGAAGCACCCAAGGTCCGCGTGGCCCGCGCCGTCATGGACACCATGCGGGACGCCGGCCATCCCCCGCCGTCACTGGACTGGGGACTGGTGATGCTCGCGGACGCGCTGGGCCTGCCTTCCGGCGCCGCCACCGTGCTGTTCAGCCTGGGCCGCACCGCGGGCTGGGTCGCCCATGTCCTGGAGCAGCGTGAACAGGGCCACCTGCTCCGCCCCCGCGCCCGCTACGTGGAGCCCCCGGCCCGGTAG
- a CDS encoding class I SAM-dependent methyltransferase — translation MTSADPQSLKRRYDEVSPKYDQGAPDATAIKLFWLTYEHLTWKPVEALLPKDGTTWRVLDAGGGGGKFGTRFAQAGHHVTVLDISPGMLDGARAQFTAKGLLDRVAFVEGNVAALELPDAAFDLVFCEGDPVSYCLDAYPRAVKELVRVAKPGAPVVLGVDNRYEAFSGYLKLGKPQEAFRTLHDGRTTCPYGLPVHAFTVRELERAVADAGAELLEIFGKPVMFFDMLKAMAAAQGGTAEKPWDAWAAREEILALQEKLAHEGFAVLGQHFQVMARRKA, via the coding sequence ATGACCTCCGCCGACCCGCAGAGCCTCAAGCGCCGCTACGACGAGGTGTCCCCGAAGTACGACCAGGGCGCGCCGGACGCCACGGCCATCAAGCTGTTCTGGCTGACGTACGAGCACCTCACCTGGAAGCCGGTGGAGGCGCTGCTGCCGAAGGACGGCACGACCTGGCGCGTGTTGGACGCGGGCGGCGGTGGCGGCAAGTTCGGCACGCGCTTCGCGCAAGCCGGGCACCACGTCACCGTGCTGGACATCTCTCCGGGCATGCTGGACGGCGCCAGGGCGCAGTTCACCGCGAAGGGGCTGCTGGACCGCGTGGCCTTCGTGGAGGGGAACGTCGCGGCGCTGGAGCTGCCGGACGCGGCCTTCGACCTGGTCTTCTGCGAAGGGGACCCGGTGTCGTACTGCCTGGACGCGTACCCGCGCGCGGTGAAGGAGTTGGTGCGCGTGGCGAAGCCGGGCGCGCCGGTGGTGCTGGGCGTGGACAACCGCTACGAGGCCTTCTCCGGCTACCTGAAGCTGGGCAAGCCGCAGGAGGCCTTCCGCACGCTCCACGACGGCCGCACGACGTGCCCGTATGGCTTGCCGGTGCACGCCTTCACGGTGCGCGAGCTGGAGCGCGCGGTGGCGGACGCGGGCGCGGAGCTGCTCGAGATTTTCGGCAAGCCGGTGATGTTCTTCGACATGCTCAAGGCGATGGCGGCCGCGCAGGGCGGGACCGCGGAGAAGCCGTGGGACGCGTGGGCCGCGCGCGAGGAGATATTGGCGTTGCAGGAGAAGCTGGCGCACGAGGGCTTCGCCGTCCTGGGGCAGCACTTCCAGGTGATGGCGCGGCGCAAGGCCTGA
- a CDS encoding cupin domain-containing protein: protein MASPHLIHAEDVPWTELAHGSRVALKRKQLGAAAHGRKLGCSLVELPPGRRSWPLHYHLGNEEAVYVLSGTGSLRLGTETLPVREGDYVALPPGAECAHQLINDGSEPLRYLCFSTMEAPDVLVYPDSKKVGVFAGAAPGGDKAARTLMAYLPLDAQVDYWEGEEP, encoded by the coding sequence ATGGCCTCGCCCCACCTCATCCACGCCGAAGACGTTCCCTGGACCGAGCTCGCCCACGGCAGCCGCGTGGCGCTCAAGCGCAAGCAACTGGGCGCAGCCGCGCATGGGCGCAAGCTCGGGTGCAGCCTGGTGGAGCTTCCTCCGGGCCGCCGCTCGTGGCCGCTGCACTACCACCTGGGCAATGAGGAGGCCGTCTACGTCCTGTCCGGTACGGGCTCGCTGCGCCTGGGAACGGAGACGCTGCCCGTGCGCGAAGGGGATTACGTCGCGCTGCCGCCGGGCGCGGAGTGCGCGCACCAGCTCATCAACGACGGCTCGGAGCCGCTGCGCTACCTGTGTTTCTCCACCATGGAGGCTCCGGACGTGCTCGTGTACCCGGACTCGAAGAAGGTGGGCGTCTTCGCGGGCGCCGCTCCCGGAGGCGACAAGGCCGCGCGCACGCTGATGGCGTACCTGCCCCTGGACGCGCAGGTGGATTACTGGGAGGGCGAGGAGCCCTGA
- a CDS encoding AtpZ/AtpI family protein: MADQEPRKQADAPGSELGETARQMRAAEPYISAVWKLVGGAVVGVLGGYFLDKWLGTSPWLLLGLSLVGIGVGFYGFLHAMTRLGKRK; encoded by the coding sequence ATGGCAGACCAGGAGCCTCGGAAGCAGGCGGACGCGCCGGGCAGTGAGCTGGGCGAGACGGCCCGGCAGATGCGGGCGGCGGAGCCGTACATCTCCGCGGTCTGGAAGCTGGTGGGCGGGGCGGTGGTGGGGGTCCTGGGAGGGTACTTCCTGGACAAGTGGCTGGGGACGTCGCCCTGGCTGCTCTTGGGCTTGAGCCTGGTGGGGATTGGCGTGGGGTTCTACGGCTTCCTCCATGCGATGACGCGGCTGGGGAAGCGCAAGTGA
- a CDS encoding ATP synthase F0 subunit C, whose amino-acid sequence MTNLALAFLAAGIGAGLSIIGAALGIGKLAAAAMDATGRQPAAGGDIRTTMIIAAALIEGATLFALVVCILLAIKQ is encoded by the coding sequence ATGACCAACCTCGCTCTTGCCTTCCTCGCCGCCGGTATCGGCGCCGGCCTCTCCATCATCGGTGCCGCGCTCGGCATCGGTAAGCTGGCCGCCGCCGCCATGGACGCCACGGGCCGTCAGCCGGCCGCGGGCGGCGACATCCGCACCACGATGATCATCGCCGCGGCCCTCATCGAAGGCGCCACGCTGTTCGCGCTGGTCGTCTGCATCCTGCTCGCCATCAAGCAGTAA
- the atpB gene encoding F0F1 ATP synthase subunit A, with protein MRKAMVLFACLFAGAVWASDQAAEHGYANEAQDAEGDDVAGYILHHVADSNEYEFEVPLSHNHIPIHLPRILIPFHEGACTPMADTHGGHGEVYPGLGQGCLDLSITKHTVMMWLAALLLIGALLIWSNRDKTKLVPRGAGANLFEMLVLFVRDELAIKNIGKEEGPRYVPYLLTAFFFILFMNLLGLFPWMATATGNIAVTCGLALCTFFVTQAAGIRAAGIGGYLKHLTGGVAPWLWPIMIPVEVLGLFTKPFALTIRLFANMLAGHIVIFFLLGLIFMLRNPAVALVSVPFAFGIYLLELFVAFVQAYVFTMLSALFIGMSVAMGHHHDDHHETGASHDHGKAHHLG; from the coding sequence ATGCGCAAGGCAATGGTGCTGTTCGCCTGTCTGTTCGCGGGCGCCGTATGGGCCTCCGACCAGGCCGCCGAGCACGGCTACGCGAACGAGGCCCAGGACGCCGAGGGCGATGACGTCGCCGGCTACATCCTCCACCACGTGGCGGACTCGAACGAGTACGAGTTCGAGGTCCCCCTCAGCCACAACCACATCCCCATCCACCTGCCGCGCATCCTCATCCCGTTCCACGAGGGCGCCTGCACGCCCATGGCGGACACGCACGGGGGCCACGGCGAGGTGTACCCGGGCCTGGGCCAGGGCTGCCTGGACCTCTCCATCACCAAGCACACGGTGATGATGTGGCTGGCGGCGCTGCTGCTCATCGGCGCGCTGCTCATCTGGAGCAACCGCGACAAGACGAAGCTCGTGCCGCGCGGCGCCGGGGCGAACCTCTTCGAGATGCTCGTGCTGTTCGTTCGCGACGAGCTGGCCATCAAGAACATCGGCAAGGAGGAGGGCCCCCGCTACGTGCCCTACCTGCTCACCGCGTTCTTCTTCATCCTCTTCATGAACCTGCTGGGCCTGTTCCCCTGGATGGCGACCGCCACGGGCAACATCGCCGTCACGTGCGGCCTGGCGCTGTGCACCTTCTTCGTCACGCAGGCGGCGGGCATCCGCGCCGCGGGCATCGGTGGCTACCTGAAGCACCTGACGGGCGGCGTGGCCCCCTGGCTGTGGCCCATCATGATTCCGGTGGAGGTCCTGGGCCTGTTCACCAAGCCCTTCGCGCTCACCATCCGTCTCTTCGCCAACATGCTGGCGGGCCACATCGTCATCTTCTTCCTGCTGGGCCTCATCTTCATGCTCCGCAACCCCGCGGTGGCGCTGGTGAGCGTGCCGTTCGCCTTCGGCATCTACCTGCTGGAGCTGTTCGTGGCCTTCGTGCAGGCGTACGTGTTCACCATGCTGTCGGCGCTGTTCATCGGGATGAGCGTGGCCATGGGCCACCACCACGATGACCACCATGAGACCGGCGCCAGCCACGACCACGGCAAGGCCCACCACCTGGGCTGA
- the atpF gene encoding F0F1 ATP synthase subunit B gives MFLPSVLAASSFVEVRPGLIFWTIVTFVIVLLVLRAKAWGPILSLVEEREKQITNAIESAKRERAEAEKLLADQKTAIAEARREAAETTRRVQADMEKFRDELMAKSRKEAEELKQSARREIDDQKAKAIAEVRAMAVDLAMEVAGKLMSERMDDAKHRALAEQFVQGLPGATSATATRRSA, from the coding sequence ATGTTCCTGCCCTCAGTCCTCGCCGCCAGCAGCTTCGTGGAGGTCCGTCCGGGCCTCATCTTCTGGACCATCGTCACCTTCGTCATCGTCCTGCTGGTGCTGCGGGCGAAGGCGTGGGGGCCCATCCTGTCGCTCGTCGAGGAGCGCGAGAAGCAGATCACCAACGCCATCGAGAGCGCGAAGCGTGAGCGCGCCGAGGCGGAGAAGCTGCTCGCCGACCAGAAGACGGCCATCGCCGAGGCCCGCCGCGAGGCCGCGGAGACCACCCGCCGCGTGCAGGCGGACATGGAGAAGTTCCGCGACGAGCTGATGGCCAAGAGCCGCAAGGAGGCGGAGGAGCTGAAGCAGTCCGCCCGCCGCGAGATTGACGACCAGAAGGCCAAGGCCATCGCGGAGGTCCGCGCCATGGCCGTGGACCTGGCCATGGAAGTGGCCGGCAAGCTCATGAGCGAGCGCATGGACGACGCCAAGCACCGCGCGCTGGCCGAGCAGTTCGTGCAGGGCCTGCCCGGCGCCACCAGCGCCACGGCGACCCGCCGCTCGGCCTAA
- a CDS encoding YbhB/YbcL family Raf kinase inhibitor-like protein, translating into MPKPLELTSPKFKDGMPIPIAYTGEGDDKAPPLHWENLPAGAKSLALIVEDPDAPDPANPQRTFCHWVLYNLPINTQSIPDGATLDVLPDGVKLGRNDFNRQDYGGPMPPIGSHRYFFKLYALDTVLPDLNQPNRTQLLKAMEGHIVGETQLMGTYEKTHHRKH; encoded by the coding sequence ATGCCGAAGCCGCTCGAACTCACCTCGCCGAAGTTCAAGGACGGGATGCCCATCCCCATCGCCTACACCGGCGAGGGCGACGACAAGGCGCCTCCCCTGCACTGGGAGAACCTCCCCGCCGGGGCCAAGAGCCTGGCGCTCATCGTGGAGGACCCGGACGCGCCGGACCCGGCGAACCCCCAGCGCACCTTCTGCCACTGGGTCCTTTATAACCTCCCGATCAACACCCAGAGCATCCCGGACGGGGCGACCCTGGACGTGCTGCCGGACGGGGTGAAGCTGGGGCGCAACGACTTCAACCGGCAGGACTACGGCGGCCCCATGCCGCCCATCGGCAGCCACCGGTACTTCTTCAAGCTGTACGCCCTGGACACGGTGCTGCCGGACCTGAACCAGCCCAACCGCACGCAGCTGCTCAAGGCGATGGAGGGCCACATCGTGGGGGAGACCCAGCTCATGGGCACCTACGAGAAGACGCACCACCGCAAGCACTGA
- a CDS encoding class I SAM-dependent methyltransferase, translated as MNVDFGRTSSDYAKHRAGFPEAFYTRLEQDGVLTSGLRVLDLGTGTGTVARNLARRGCDVTALDVSAPQLEAAAQLARDEGLRVDFREAPAENTGLPSGSFDRVFAGQCWHWFDRAAAAREVFRLLKPGGKLILCHFDWTALPGNLLEATEALVEEFSPRVKLAVDHFGQGVGIYPQWFRDVGVAGFQSLTSFTFDTLTPYTHEAWRGRMRANARIGAMLPPEQVARFDAALAALLAARFPQEPMSVPHRVFALVAERP; from the coding sequence ATGAACGTGGACTTCGGACGCACGTCGTCGGACTACGCGAAGCACCGGGCAGGCTTCCCGGAGGCCTTCTACACACGGCTTGAACAGGACGGCGTGCTGACGTCCGGCCTGCGCGTGCTCGACCTGGGCACTGGCACCGGCACCGTCGCGCGCAACCTGGCCCGGCGCGGCTGCGACGTCACCGCCCTGGATGTGTCCGCGCCGCAGCTGGAGGCCGCGGCGCAACTCGCTCGCGACGAAGGCCTCCGCGTGGACTTCCGCGAGGCGCCCGCGGAGAACACCGGCCTGCCCTCGGGTTCCTTCGACCGCGTGTTCGCGGGCCAGTGCTGGCACTGGTTCGACCGCGCCGCCGCCGCGCGTGAGGTCTTCCGCCTGCTCAAGCCCGGCGGGAAGCTCATCCTCTGTCACTTCGACTGGACGGCCCTGCCCGGCAACCTGCTGGAGGCCACCGAGGCCCTGGTGGAGGAGTTCAGCCCTCGCGTCAAATTGGCCGTGGATCACTTCGGCCAGGGCGTGGGCATCTACCCGCAGTGGTTCCGTGACGTGGGCGTGGCCGGCTTCCAGTCCCTTACATCCTTCACCTTCGACACGCTCACGCCCTACACCCACGAAGCGTGGCGCGGGCGGATGCGCGCCAACGCGCGGATTGGCGCCATGCTGCCTCCAGAGCAGGTGGCCCGCTTCGACGCCGCGCTGGCCGCGCTCCTCGCCGCGCGCTTCCCCCAGGAGCCGATGTCCGTTCCCCACCGCGTGTTCGCGCTCGTCGCGGAGCGTCCGTGA
- a CDS encoding DUF692 domain-containing protein yields the protein MGLPFLGVGLSYRWDLNPHLARGNPGVDWLEVTPEHFLPLTPDSERRLELLAKRYPIVGHSLELSVGSDGVDAPGYRDGLKRVRQLTRSVWHGDHLCFTRVGNLPLRALTPVPLTEEAVATCVRNVKAARADLDVPFVVENIAYLFHTPLNTLDEAEFLRRVVEGADCGLLLDLHNLYCNAVNHGFDPYGFLDRLPLERVVQVHLAGGVTMEGLRLDSHSAPSPEEVWRLLEYVAPRSPVRGVNFEMDSGFPPFAQLVEELARARAILQRCGASAA from the coding sequence ATGGGCCTTCCCTTCCTGGGCGTGGGGCTCAGCTACCGCTGGGACCTCAATCCGCACCTGGCGCGTGGCAACCCCGGCGTGGACTGGCTGGAGGTGACGCCCGAGCACTTCCTGCCGCTCACGCCGGACTCGGAGCGGCGGCTGGAGTTGCTCGCGAAGCGCTATCCCATTGTGGGCCACAGCCTGGAGCTGTCGGTGGGCTCGGACGGTGTGGACGCGCCTGGCTACCGGGATGGCTTGAAGCGCGTCCGTCAGCTCACCCGGAGCGTCTGGCACGGAGACCACCTGTGCTTCACGCGCGTGGGGAACCTGCCTCTGCGCGCGCTGACGCCGGTGCCGCTGACGGAGGAGGCGGTGGCCACGTGCGTGCGCAACGTGAAGGCGGCGCGGGCGGACCTGGACGTGCCGTTCGTGGTGGAGAACATCGCGTATCTCTTCCACACGCCGCTCAACACGTTGGATGAAGCGGAGTTCCTGCGCCGCGTGGTGGAGGGCGCGGACTGCGGACTGTTGTTGGACTTGCACAACCTCTATTGCAACGCGGTCAACCACGGGTTCGACCCGTATGGCTTCCTGGACCGGCTGCCTTTGGAGCGCGTGGTGCAGGTGCACCTGGCGGGCGGCGTCACGATGGAGGGATTGAGATTGGACAGCCACTCCGCGCCGTCGCCGGAGGAGGTGTGGCGCCTGTTGGAATACGTCGCGCCACGCAGCCCGGTGCGCGGGGTGAACTTCGAGATGGACAGCGGCTTTCCTCCCTTCGCGCAGCTGGTGGAGGAGCTGGCCCGCGCGCGCGCCATCCTCCAGCGCTGCGGCGCGAGCGCGGCTTGA